From the Priestia koreensis genome, one window contains:
- the ctaE gene encoding cytochrome c oxidase subunit III, protein MHAEEKFTAATFPESPEKATLEGKNKFLGFWLFLGGETVLFATLFATYLALKDHNAGGATTQELFELPLVFAATMLLLTSSLTSVYAIYHMKNFAFSKMMLWFGITVLLGAGFLGLEIYEFNHYVHEFKHTFTSSAFGSAFYTLVGFHGAHVAVGLSWILTLMIRNGRRGLNLYNAPKFYVASLYWHFIDVVWVFIFTVVYLMGMVG, encoded by the coding sequence ATGCATGCAGAAGAAAAATTTACAGCTGCTACGTTTCCTGAGTCTCCTGAAAAAGCGACCCTAGAAGGAAAAAACAAGTTTCTAGGATTCTGGCTTTTCCTTGGAGGAGAAACCGTTTTATTCGCTACATTATTTGCAACGTATCTTGCACTAAAGGATCACAATGCAGGTGGAGCAACCACTCAGGAACTGTTCGAACTGCCGTTGGTTTTTGCCGCGACAATGCTCCTGTTAACAAGTAGTTTAACAAGTGTATATGCTATTTATCATATGAAAAACTTTGCTTTTTCAAAAATGATGCTCTGGTTTGGAATTACGGTTCTGTTAGGGGCTGGATTTCTTGGGCTAGAAATTTATGAGTTTAATCACTATGTACATGAGTTTAAGCATACATTTACAAGTAGTGCCTTCGGTTCGGCGTTTTATACTCTTGTTGGATTTCACGGAGCTCACGTAGCCGTAGGTTTATCGTGGATTTTAACGCTTATGATCCGAAATGGAAGACGAGGATTAAATTTGTATAACGCACCAAAATTCTATGTAGCAAGCTTGTATTGGCATTTCATTGACGTAGTATGGGTGTTCATTTTTACAGTCGTATACTTAATGGGAATGGTGGGATAA
- a CDS encoding CAP domain-containing protein, translating to MFENQSSNEEQLDSTAIPESVNQDDDKNVLNAIGKSSEELMSVWGEPDRIDPSSYDYDWWIYKKDASHYMQVGISNNRVVTAFVIGPKVNMGPFVLGQTRQETLKQLSATSEVSFSYDGNHYRFELTDDDQAVRPLVKYDDLFVQLYFDKFTDRLSSVRAVDAPTLIKLRPYELSYRGELLNPEPLSEDQWKDVEDGNAQQILDITNVIRQTHRLNKLSWDQNTADVAYGHSKDMSINNYFDHVSPTAGDLAKRLEKGEITYLTAGENIAAQYQDGAAAVEGWLNSEGHRKALLNKNFNKLGVGVYQKYYTQNFVQTMPRQK from the coding sequence ATTTTTGAAAATCAGTCTAGTAATGAAGAGCAGTTAGATTCGACTGCAATTCCTGAATCAGTAAATCAGGATGATGATAAAAATGTACTAAATGCCATTGGAAAAAGCTCAGAGGAATTAATGAGCGTATGGGGGGAGCCAGATCGTATTGATCCGTCTTCCTACGATTATGACTGGTGGATTTACAAAAAAGATGCGTCTCACTATATGCAAGTTGGCATTAGTAATAATCGCGTCGTCACTGCATTTGTGATTGGGCCAAAAGTTAACATGGGGCCGTTCGTTTTAGGACAAACGCGACAGGAGACGTTAAAACAGCTATCAGCCACTTCAGAAGTATCGTTTTCTTATGATGGCAACCACTACCGGTTTGAACTAACCGATGATGATCAAGCCGTACGACCTTTAGTAAAATATGATGATCTTTTCGTGCAGCTATACTTTGATAAGTTTACAGATAGGCTCTCAAGTGTTCGAGCAGTAGATGCTCCTACTCTGATTAAGCTACGACCATATGAGTTGTCTTACCGAGGTGAGCTACTTAACCCAGAGCCACTCAGCGAGGATCAGTGGAAAGACGTAGAGGATGGCAACGCTCAGCAGATTTTAGATATTACGAACGTGATTCGTCAAACGCACCGTTTAAACAAGCTTTCTTGGGATCAGAACACAGCTGACGTTGCGTATGGACATAGTAAGGATATGAGCATTAACAATTATTTTGATCACGTCTCCCCAACAGCCGGTGATCTAGCGAAGCGTCTTGAAAAAGGAGAGATCACATATTTAACGGCAGGTGAAAACATCGCGGCTCAGTACCAAGATGGTGCTGCAGCTGTTGAAGGCTGGTTGAACAGCGAAGGACACCGTAAGGCATTGCTCAATAAAAATTTCAACAAACTTGGTGTAGGAGTATACCAAAAGTATTACACTCAGAACTTTGTTCAAACCATGCCTAGACAAAAATAA
- a CDS encoding COX15/CtaA family protein → MNKLLKALSVVTTLCMAVILLGGALVTKTGSGLGCGRQWPLCHGQIIPHPLTIETVIELSHRAASGLGGILVLALCIWCWIALKHVREARPLAIIAFVFLVLQALLGAAAVVWGQVALVMALHFGISLISFASVLLLTLLVFEVDRKFDSLSLRFGRTMLFHIYGILIYSYVVVYTGAYVRHTKSSLACASVPFCSNGSIGLPQDFYQWVQMGHRLAAALIFVWILIAFIHAFKHYRQQKVVFYSWLISLILITLQALSGALSVLSHLALGFALMHSLFISCLFGVLSYLAMLALRSQRNKKSMR, encoded by the coding sequence TTGAACAAATTATTGAAAGCTCTATCAGTTGTCACCACTCTTTGTATGGCGGTGATTCTACTCGGGGGAGCGTTAGTAACAAAAACAGGATCTGGTCTTGGATGTGGACGTCAGTGGCCTCTTTGTCACGGTCAAATTATCCCGCATCCGCTTACGATTGAAACCGTTATTGAGTTGAGTCATCGAGCAGCATCTGGTTTGGGTGGTATTCTAGTTCTTGCACTATGTATTTGGTGTTGGATTGCCTTAAAACACGTTCGTGAAGCTCGTCCTCTAGCAATTATTGCATTTGTTTTCTTAGTACTTCAAGCTTTGCTTGGAGCTGCAGCCGTTGTATGGGGACAAGTCGCACTTGTCATGGCTCTTCACTTTGGGATTTCTCTTATTTCGTTTGCATCCGTGCTCCTTTTAACACTGTTAGTGTTTGAGGTTGATCGTAAATTTGATTCCCTCTCTTTACGTTTCGGTCGCACTATGCTATTTCATATTTATGGAATTTTGATTTATAGCTATGTCGTCGTTTACACAGGTGCTTACGTACGTCATACGAAATCAAGCCTTGCTTGCGCGAGCGTTCCGTTTTGCTCAAACGGTAGCATCGGGTTGCCACAAGATTTTTATCAGTGGGTGCAAATGGGACATCGACTTGCTGCAGCGCTCATTTTCGTATGGATCTTAATTGCGTTTATTCATGCGTTTAAGCATTATCGTCAGCAAAAGGTTGTATTTTACAGTTGGTTAATCAGCCTTATTCTCATTACGCTTCAGGCATTATCAGGTGCGTTATCCGTACTAAGTCATTTAGCGTTAGGATTTGCCTTAATGCACTCATTATTTATTTCATGCCTATTCGGTGTGCTAAGCTACTTAGCGATGCTTGCCCTTCGCAGTCAGCGTAATAAAAAATCGATGCGTTAA
- the cyoE gene encoding heme o synthase produces the protein MSNVRLRSSEDSEDYSEKPLLKPIVVTSVWKDFLATIKIGIVNSNLITAFTGFWLALYFNGERFLQNLDLAFFSLIGTALIIAGSCSLNNYIDRDIDHLMERTKERPTVTGRFNPVTVLFMGIGLTLLGLFMLLATNLTAALIGLVGVITYVFFYTLWSKRQYTINTVVGSISGAVPPLIGWAAVDSNLHIVAWILFLMMFIWQPPHFLALAMRRSEEYRAANIPMLPVVYGFSVTKRQIMIWIACLLPLPFYLYELGLWFVIVTTILTIGWLSLGVLKYTSLKDDKKWGSLMFVYSVNYLTIVFVLMVVATLFI, from the coding sequence ATGAGCAACGTCAGGTTGAGATCGTCGGAAGATTCTGAAGATTATTCGGAAAAGCCGTTGCTAAAGCCCATTGTGGTGACATCGGTTTGGAAAGACTTTTTAGCTACCATCAAGATTGGGATCGTAAATTCAAACTTAATTACTGCTTTTACCGGTTTTTGGTTAGCCCTCTATTTTAATGGAGAACGTTTTCTTCAAAATTTAGATCTTGCTTTTTTCTCTTTAATTGGTACCGCTCTCATAATTGCGGGATCCTGTAGCTTAAACAATTATATCGATCGTGACATTGATCATTTAATGGAACGAACGAAGGAACGGCCGACAGTGACGGGGCGCTTTAACCCGGTGACCGTGTTGTTTATGGGAATAGGATTGACTCTGTTAGGATTATTCATGCTTTTGGCTACTAACCTTACCGCAGCTTTAATTGGGCTAGTAGGAGTGATCACCTACGTGTTTTTCTATACGCTTTGGTCGAAGCGACAGTATACGATTAATACCGTTGTAGGAAGCATATCAGGAGCAGTCCCTCCACTAATCGGATGGGCAGCAGTAGATTCAAATTTACATATTGTAGCATGGATTTTATTTCTTATGATGTTCATCTGGCAGCCGCCTCATTTTCTGGCGCTTGCGATGCGGAGAAGTGAAGAGTACCGCGCAGCTAATATTCCTATGCTGCCGGTCGTATATGGATTTAGCGTTACGAAGAGGCAAATTATGATTTGGATTGCCTGCTTACTTCCGCTTCCATTTTACTTATATGAACTCGGGCTCTGGTTTGTTATTGTTACGACGATTCTTACAATAGGATGGTTAAGTCTTGGAGTCCTAAAATATACTAGTTTGAAAGACGATAAAAAGTGGGGCAGCCTGATGTTTGTTTATTCAGTCAACTACTTAACGATCGTATTTGTTTTAATGGTTGTAGCCACTTTATTTATTTAA
- the coxB gene encoding cytochrome c oxidase subunit II, with translation MKKWLPKWRIMFLFSMIALLLAGCGKPFLSTLQPAGEVADMQYSLMLLSTIIMVLVIVVVTIIFIYVVVRFRRREGDEDVIPKQVEGSKKLEIIWTVIPILLLIILAIPTVKDTFTLANVSGMEGKNKDKDALVVNVRANLYWWEFEYPDKKIITSQDLVVPTDQKVYFKVKASDVKHSFWIPSVGGKIDTNVENDNKFWLVFDSKKAEKAGGIFYGKCAELCGPSHALMDFKVKALPKDEFNAWVDKMKSAKPEVADADAQAGEEVFKKNCLSCHAVEAKDTRAEVARTAPNLTDFADRERVAGILPNNEESIKKWLKDPESIKPGNKMTGKYGNLTDEQIDQLTKYLMGMKVE, from the coding sequence ATGAAAAAATGGCTACCTAAATGGCGCATAATGTTTCTATTTAGCATGATCGCGCTTTTATTAGCAGGCTGTGGCAAACCGTTTTTATCAACGCTGCAACCGGCTGGTGAAGTAGCTGACATGCAGTATTCGTTGATGCTACTTAGCACGATTATAATGGTCTTAGTTATTGTAGTCGTCACCATTATCTTTATCTACGTAGTGGTGCGTTTTCGTCGCCGCGAAGGAGATGAAGATGTTATTCCAAAGCAGGTGGAAGGCAGCAAGAAGTTAGAAATCATTTGGACTGTTATTCCAATTTTGCTGTTAATTATTCTAGCCATTCCAACTGTTAAGGATACGTTCACACTTGCGAACGTTTCAGGAATGGAAGGCAAGAACAAAGACAAGGATGCACTCGTTGTGAATGTCCGCGCAAACTTGTATTGGTGGGAGTTTGAATATCCTGACAAAAAAATCATTACTTCTCAAGATCTTGTAGTACCTACCGATCAAAAAGTCTACTTCAAAGTTAAAGCTTCTGATGTGAAACATTCCTTCTGGATTCCTTCCGTTGGTGGAAAAATTGATACAAACGTAGAAAATGATAATAAGTTTTGGTTAGTCTTCGATTCGAAAAAAGCTGAAAAGGCCGGCGGTATTTTCTATGGAAAATGTGCTGAACTATGCGGACCGTCTCATGCACTTATGGATTTTAAAGTTAAAGCGCTACCAAAGGATGAATTTAACGCTTGGGTAGATAAAATGAAAAGTGCAAAACCAGAGGTAGCCGATGCAGATGCACAGGCTGGTGAAGAAGTATTTAAGAAAAACTGTTTATCATGTCATGCAGTGGAAGCAAAAGATACTCGTGCTGAAGTAGCACGTACAGCGCCGAACTTAACTGATTTTGCGGACCGTGAGCGCGTGGCGGGAATTCTACCAAACAATGAAGAAAGCATTAAAAAATGGCTGAAAGATCCTGAATCGATCAAGCCAGGCAACAAGATGACAGGAAAGTATGGAAATTTAACTGATGAACAAATTGATCAGTTAACGAAGTACTTGATGGGAATGAAAGTTGAATAA
- the ctaG gene encoding cytochrome c oxidase assembly factor CtaG: protein MYDNLLLFGFDAMWSPYFLAANVLLIVVYLWFVGPGRRLFKDSTPVSLSTKTFFILSIVLLYVCKGSPVDLMGHLMFSAHMTQMAIVYLVIPPLLILGLPNWLIQSIIEAPIVRPLFQFFSKPLIALLVFNTLFSIYHIPLIFDAIKTDMTWHAVVNIVLFVSAFCMWWPLMNKAPGYESLSGIKKVGYVFANGILLTPACALIIFAKTPLYATYADPQSWVQALSLCVSPDMMASIPQIGPEMFNMLPLVEDQQLGGVLMKIIQEIVYGSILAYIFYQWARKERAKDEVPDPPVQPHSPHVSISPKL from the coding sequence ATGTATGATAATCTTTTGCTTTTTGGATTCGATGCCATGTGGAGTCCATATTTTCTAGCAGCGAATGTACTACTCATCGTAGTCTACCTGTGGTTCGTAGGACCAGGACGTCGACTTTTTAAAGATTCTACGCCAGTTTCTCTTTCAACGAAAACCTTTTTTATCTTAAGTATTGTTTTGCTGTATGTATGTAAAGGGAGTCCAGTTGATTTAATGGGGCATTTAATGTTTAGTGCGCATATGACGCAAATGGCGATTGTTTACCTAGTCATTCCGCCGTTACTCATTTTAGGGTTGCCGAATTGGCTTATACAGTCGATCATTGAGGCACCAATTGTGAGACCGCTCTTTCAATTTTTTTCAAAGCCGCTTATTGCACTACTCGTTTTTAATACGCTCTTTTCGATTTATCATATTCCATTAATCTTTGATGCCATTAAAACCGATATGACTTGGCATGCGGTAGTAAATATTGTGTTGTTTGTTTCCGCATTCTGCATGTGGTGGCCGCTTATGAATAAAGCACCGGGCTATGAGTCGTTATCAGGAATTAAAAAAGTGGGGTACGTGTTCGCAAATGGAATTTTACTGACACCTGCATGTGCACTAATCATTTTCGCCAAAACACCTTTATATGCAACGTATGCTGATCCACAGTCGTGGGTACAAGCGCTGTCTCTGTGCGTATCACCTGATATGATGGCGTCTATTCCACAGATAGGTCCTGAGATGTTTAATATGCTTCCGCTAGTTGAAGATCAGCAGTTGGGCGGTGTGCTAATGAAAATTATTCAAGAAATTGTGTACGGAAGTATTCTTGCCTATATTTTTTATCAATGGGCTCGTAAAGAGCGAGCAAAAGATGAAGTGCCGGATCCGCCTGTACAACCTCACAGCCCGCACGTATCTATTTCACCAAAGCTCTAA
- a CDS encoding YugN family protein: MKFEKTGLEDQTIELSYLDDIMKDVGLVRAGQWDYERVTYDKKIEIQDDVYYLRVQGYAVAGDVGARHAFIKLLPPLLGKHYYPHGVEYGEGETFPSSLVKQCEKTLKQAYEEIRVLTSQSESVTE, translated from the coding sequence ATGAAGTTTGAAAAAACAGGTCTTGAAGACCAAACAATTGAACTTTCTTATTTAGACGACATCATGAAAGACGTAGGATTGGTTCGTGCTGGGCAATGGGATTATGAACGCGTGACGTATGACAAAAAAATCGAAATTCAAGATGACGTGTATTACCTTCGTGTTCAGGGCTACGCCGTAGCTGGAGATGTCGGGGCGCGTCATGCATTTATTAAGCTCTTACCGCCTCTACTAGGCAAGCACTACTATCCACATGGAGTGGAATACGGTGAAGGCGAAACTTTCCCTTCGTCTCTAGTCAAACAGTGTGAAAAAACGCTGAAACAAGCCTATGAAGAGATCCGAGTCCTAACTTCTCAATCAGAATCAGTCACAGAATAA
- a CDS encoding GNAT family N-acetyltransferase — MTKTKVLTEREYEQVMALSEYAFQYKVPEKEYEQKLQNLANFHLLGVIENDRLLSKLHLLSKTVKIHQTEFKMAGVASVATWPEHRRGGLVKGLLVDALKWMKENNYTLSYLHPFKISFYRKFGWELFVDHKTYTFTPNDLVRLRSSNGHVWRANKERDRHVIHELYERFASRYSGMLCRTEEWWDKSIWDEEDHVVVYEGEDKQNLGYLMYSLKNRHLEVHEFVALNEEATRGLWNFICQHDSMVQKVTMVMPKSDELPYLLDNPRCEQAIRPYFMARIVDVATFLSAYPFEAIKNPFFLHIYDEYATWNNGSYLVKESGIEVFNKTSTHTSCSHPPKKGIRLSINELSSILLGYQTPQQLYKIGKIEGNQEDVRRLEESLPELSTHFMDFF; from the coding sequence ATGACCAAAACAAAAGTGTTAACAGAACGTGAATACGAGCAGGTTATGGCACTATCAGAATATGCGTTTCAATATAAAGTACCTGAAAAGGAGTATGAACAAAAGCTTCAAAACCTCGCAAACTTTCATCTATTAGGGGTCATAGAAAATGATCGTCTTTTATCCAAACTTCATCTCCTTTCCAAAACGGTGAAAATTCACCAAACGGAATTTAAGATGGCAGGTGTAGCGAGCGTTGCAACATGGCCAGAGCATCGTCGTGGTGGCTTAGTAAAGGGCCTGTTGGTAGATGCTTTAAAGTGGATGAAGGAAAATAACTACACGCTTTCTTATTTGCATCCATTTAAAATAAGCTTTTATCGCAAATTTGGTTGGGAATTGTTTGTGGATCATAAGACGTATACGTTTACTCCTAACGACTTGGTTCGCCTGCGATCTAGCAATGGACATGTATGGCGAGCGAATAAGGAGAGGGATCGTCACGTCATTCATGAACTGTATGAACGCTTCGCTTCTCGGTATAGTGGCATGCTTTGCAGAACAGAAGAGTGGTGGGATAAAAGTATTTGGGATGAAGAGGATCATGTAGTTGTATATGAAGGAGAAGACAAGCAAAATTTAGGGTATTTGATGTATTCCTTAAAGAATCGTCATTTAGAGGTGCATGAGTTTGTCGCATTAAATGAAGAAGCAACAAGAGGACTGTGGAATTTTATATGTCAGCATGATTCAATGGTTCAAAAGGTAACGATGGTGATGCCAAAGAGCGATGAGCTTCCTTATTTGTTGGACAATCCGCGCTGTGAGCAAGCAATTAGGCCTTACTTTATGGCTCGAATTGTTGATGTGGCGACATTTTTGTCCGCGTATCCGTTTGAAGCGATTAAAAATCCATTCTTTTTACATATTTATGATGAATATGCCACGTGGAACAATGGCAGCTATTTAGTAAAAGAAAGCGGAATAGAAGTGTTTAATAAAACGAGCACGCACACATCTTGTTCCCATCCCCCCAAGAAAGGGATTCGTCTTTCTATTAATGAGTTATCAAGCATTTTACTTGGCTATCAAACACCACAGCAGTTGTATAAGATCGGAAAGATTGAGGGAAATCAAGAAGATGTTAGACGTTTAGAAGAGTCATTGCCTGAGCTTTCTACGCATTTTATGGATTTCTTTTAA
- the ctaF gene encoding cytochrome c oxidase subunit IVB — protein MATNQSNSGNPRVDLKYRKKKNAEEMKFQVVSFGLMLFLTLVAFFAVWNEDFGGWYTVPFIMLLAVVQVIFQLYYFMHMSHKGHAVPSLFLYSGLLVGLITLLTFVTIIWW, from the coding sequence ATGGCGACTAATCAATCAAATTCAGGTAACCCAAGAGTAGATTTGAAATATCGCAAGAAAAAGAATGCAGAGGAAATGAAGTTTCAGGTCGTTTCATTCGGGCTTATGCTTTTTTTGACGCTAGTTGCGTTCTTTGCGGTTTGGAATGAAGATTTTGGTGGATGGTATACCGTACCGTTTATTATGCTGCTAGCAGTTGTTCAAGTCATCTTCCAACTGTACTATTTCATGCATATGAGTCACAAAGGACACGCGGTACCTTCACTGTTCCTTTATTCTGGGTTGCTAGTAGGGCTTATCACTCTACTAACATTCGTAACCATTATTTGGTGGTAA
- the ctaD gene encoding cytochrome c oxidase subunit I, producing MSTLSQRKGFGATVWDYLTTVDHKKIAILYLIAGGFFFLVGGLEALFIRIQLIKPDNDFILGTTYNEVLTMHGTTMIFLAAMPLIFALMNAVVPLQIGARDVAFPFVNALGFWLFFAGGVFLNLSWFFGQAPDAGWTAYTSLSMASQGHGIDFYALGLQISGAGTLIGGINFLVTIINMRAPGMTYMRMPLFTWSTFVTSALILFAFPPLTVGLFLMIFDRLFGSNFFDPALGGNTIIWEHLFWIFGHPEVYILVLPAFGVFSEVFATFSRKRLFGYSSMVFATVLIGFLGFMVWAHHMFTTGLGPIANAIFAVATMAIGVPTGIKIFNWLFTMWGGSIKFTTPMLYGVAFIPSFVIGGVTGIMNAAAPADYQYHDSYFVVAHFHYVIVGGVVFALLAGVHYWWPKMFGRMLSDALGKVTFWLFFFGFHLTFFIQHFLGLMGMPRRVATFLPNQGWETANLISSIGAFFMAAATIVLVFNVIKTSINGEVAKGDAWGDGRTIEWAISSPAPEYNFKQTPLVRGLDALWIEKMEGKTELTPAEPIGDIHMPNSSILPVVIASGLFIAALGFMFRNEHGWGDVVGGIGLAITLLGMFLRSWIDDHGYHIHKEELMDDDSKEVKA from the coding sequence GTGAGTACATTGAGTCAAAGGAAAGGCTTCGGTGCTACGGTTTGGGATTACTTAACAACTGTAGATCATAAAAAAATCGCCATTTTATATTTAATTGCGGGAGGATTTTTCTTCCTTGTCGGCGGTCTTGAAGCTTTATTTATTCGCATTCAGCTTATTAAGCCTGATAATGACTTTATTTTAGGAACTACCTACAATGAAGTGTTAACGATGCACGGAACGACAATGATCTTCCTAGCAGCTATGCCGCTTATCTTTGCGTTAATGAACGCAGTTGTTCCACTCCAAATTGGAGCGCGTGACGTTGCCTTTCCATTCGTAAACGCGCTAGGATTTTGGCTATTTTTTGCCGGTGGAGTGTTCTTAAACTTAAGCTGGTTCTTCGGTCAGGCTCCTGATGCTGGGTGGACGGCTTATACAAGCTTGTCGATGGCATCTCAAGGGCACGGAATCGATTTTTATGCACTTGGTCTTCAAATATCCGGTGCAGGAACACTGATAGGTGGAATTAACTTCCTTGTGACGATCATTAATATGAGAGCACCAGGAATGACTTACATGAGAATGCCATTGTTCACATGGTCAACGTTTGTTACATCTGCACTTATTTTATTCGCATTTCCGCCTTTAACTGTAGGATTGTTTTTAATGATTTTTGATCGCTTGTTTGGTTCAAACTTCTTTGACCCTGCACTAGGTGGGAATACGATTATCTGGGAACATCTATTTTGGATTTTTGGACATCCGGAAGTTTACATACTTGTCCTTCCAGCGTTCGGTGTTTTCTCAGAAGTATTCGCAACATTTTCTCGAAAGCGCTTGTTTGGATACTCATCGATGGTGTTTGCGACAGTACTAATTGGATTTTTAGGATTCATGGTATGGGCGCATCATATGTTCACAACGGGACTTGGTCCTATTGCTAACGCTATTTTTGCAGTAGCAACGATGGCAATTGGTGTTCCAACCGGTATTAAAATATTCAACTGGCTCTTCACGATGTGGGGAGGAAGCATCAAGTTTACAACGCCGATGCTTTACGGGGTAGCATTTATTCCATCCTTTGTTATTGGTGGGGTAACCGGAATTATGAATGCCGCGGCACCAGCTGATTATCAGTATCATGATTCTTATTTCGTTGTTGCTCACTTTCACTACGTTATCGTAGGTGGAGTGGTGTTTGCCTTACTAGCAGGTGTTCACTACTGGTGGCCTAAAATGTTTGGTCGCATGTTAAGTGATGCTCTAGGAAAAGTAACGTTTTGGTTATTCTTCTTCGGCTTCCATTTGACATTCTTTATTCAGCATTTCCTAGGATTGATGGGGATGCCGCGTCGTGTTGCAACGTTCCTTCCTAATCAAGGATGGGAAACGGCCAACTTAATTAGTTCAATAGGAGCCTTCTTTATGGCAGCAGCTACAATCGTGCTTGTGTTTAACGTAATCAAAACAAGCATAAACGGAGAAGTAGCAAAAGGGGATGCTTGGGGAGACGGTCGTACAATTGAGTGGGCGATTTCATCACCAGCACCTGAATACAACTTTAAGCAAACGCCGCTTGTGCGTGGATTAGATGCTCTATGGATCGAAAAAATGGAAGGAAAAACGGAGCTAACTCCAGCTGAACCGATTGGTGATATTCACATGCCAAACTCCTCTATTTTACCTGTAGTCATCGCTAGTGGATTATTCATCGCAGCGCTTGGTTTCATGTTCCGCAACGAACATGGCTGGGGTGATGTGGTCGGAGGAATTGGTTTAGCCATCACATTACTAGGAATGTTCTTACGTTCTTGGATTGATGATCACGGTTATCACATTCATAAAGAAGAGTTAATGGATGATGATTCAAAGGAGGTTAAGGCGTAA
- the ypjB gene encoding sporulation protein YpjB, with translation MRVLLIGLLCFFMMHQTAFAKENEYWKDLNLLSDEALELVKQDQLTEAEKMLTQFSDQFVQLNIQALHITMDDLRVLTVSHEEAIQSLTATLPLDVKVRKVMQFRLLVDALQSEHQPLWTEMEGPIMTTFKQLKTTAAQGQKDLFQQQLTQFLNQYETIEPSVKVDIKSEFVQKMNAHLNELDTQATDEAAQMKQLNEMEKDLKELFQNVKDNGVDSSLIWMMVTTGSIIILTLSYVGWRKYNGNNIITHHPQEL, from the coding sequence ATGAGGGTCTTACTAATTGGGTTACTATGTTTTTTCATGATGCATCAAACAGCGTTTGCGAAGGAAAACGAATACTGGAAAGACCTAAATCTACTCTCTGATGAGGCACTAGAGCTAGTGAAGCAGGATCAGCTCACAGAAGCAGAAAAAATGCTCACTCAATTTTCAGATCAGTTCGTGCAGCTTAATATTCAAGCTTTACACATAACGATGGATGATTTACGGGTGCTGACGGTTAGCCATGAAGAAGCCATACAGTCGCTAACAGCAACGCTACCACTAGATGTGAAGGTACGTAAGGTCATGCAGTTTCGCCTGCTAGTTGATGCACTTCAATCAGAGCATCAGCCCCTTTGGACAGAGATGGAAGGTCCCATTATGACAACGTTTAAGCAGTTAAAGACAACCGCTGCGCAGGGGCAAAAAGATTTATTTCAGCAGCAGCTCACACAGTTTTTAAATCAGTATGAAACCATTGAACCGAGTGTAAAAGTAGACATCAAATCTGAGTTCGTGCAAAAAATGAACGCCCATCTGAATGAGCTTGATACGCAGGCAACGGATGAAGCAGCACAGATGAAACAGCTAAATGAGATGGAGAAGGATTTGAAGGAGCTTTTTCAAAATGTAAAAGACAACGGTGTCGATTCCTCGCTGATCTGGATGATGGTTACAACAGGAAGTATTATTATCCTTACATTATCTTACGTTGGATGGAGAAAATACAATGGAAACAATATTATTACTCATCATCCACAGGAGCTTTAA
- a CDS encoding DUF420 domain-containing protein has protein sequence MDLLHILPAVSTVFIVISAILVAIGWYLIIKRRVNAHRKVMFWAGVTALIFFIIYLSKTVFVGNTQFGGPHTIKMYYTAFLIFHITLATIGGAFGLITLWTGYKSSMRNHRRLGPLTSIVWFFSAITGVAVYTLLYLLYPGGETTSLVKAVLGF, from the coding sequence ATGGATTTATTGCATATTTTACCTGCTGTTAGTACAGTTTTTATTGTGATTAGTGCGATCCTTGTGGCGATCGGTTGGTACTTAATCATTAAGAGAAGAGTCAATGCCCATCGCAAAGTTATGTTTTGGGCAGGGGTGACTGCCCTCATCTTTTTTATCATTTATTTATCTAAGACCGTTTTTGTTGGAAATACACAATTTGGTGGTCCACATACGATTAAAATGTACTATACGGCCTTTCTAATTTTTCATATTACGCTTGCAACCATTGGAGGAGCCTTTGGACTGATTACGCTTTGGACAGGTTATAAAAGCAGCATGAGAAATCACCGTAGACTAGGTCCGCTAACAAGTATCGTTTGGTTCTTCTCTGCTATTACAGGAGTTGCGGTATACACGCTTTTATACCTCTTATATCCAGGCGGAGAAACAACGTCTCTTGTAAAAGCTGTACTAGGCTTCTAA